The Coffea arabica cultivar ET-39 chromosome 6e, Coffea Arabica ET-39 HiFi, whole genome shotgun sequence genome contains the following window.
ATATGCATAGTTGCCTAATAAACCTTAACTATCTGATCCAACTAACGACGGTCCATAATCCATTATTTGAACTTTTTGAGAAGCATcccttttaagttttaacacCAACCATCGAAAAAGTTTGTTCTCGTATATAATATAGAGGCTTTGATAAAAGGAACCTTAATTTCCTAGTTCCTACCGACTCAACTGAAACTAGGCGCCCTTCACAGTGGAATCACTTTTGCTAGCCGAATCTCCCCTTTGGAGGGCCACAAACCAAGACACGTAGAAATCCACCCTTCACATATGCATTTCCAAAGCAAAGCATCCGATGCAATGCCTTGCGCGGATGATCTTCTTGGGACAGTTATCCTATAGTCTATATGTGAGATGCATTGCATTGCGTTGGAATATTATTCAAGCTTTTTCACCACTGTACCTACCAAACAAAGCTAATATACATATTCAAGAAACTCAACATCTTGGGTATAGTCTGTATAGATAGGAatacggaaaaaaaaaagataggatAATAGTAATACTGATAGAATTAGAAAGCTCACCCGCACCCGCATATCTTGTTGCAGCAGGAAGGTAGCTTGCTTGTTGCAGCTTTCAAGGTCCACAAAGTACTCCATTTTCTACTGACTTGTGTTAATCAAATTGTTGGAGAACGaactcatttatttatttatgttcaTGGACACAAGGATTAAGGGCAACACAGTAGAGTATGTCAAGGGGTTTCGATTTCAGGTTGCACGACAAAGCATTTTGTGTTGAATAATCATCAAACCAAACGTGCAGCACATTTTAGCACTGGTACGAGGTACACGCCTTCTGGATGTTCAATGGAGCTAGGCCCTGGGGTTACGTTAGCTTGAAAGAACACTTCTTCATCTGATCACCACATGATGATTCCCATGTTCTTGGAAAAACCTTGATGTTAAGGCTTGAgggtacatatatatatatatatatataaaggccTTGCATATATACGTATAGAAGGCACAGTAAAACTTAAGGACTAGCTTCAATTCATTCACACCTCTCCTTCATAATTAATCTGCACCCTATTCTCTATTGCAAGTTTGGAACTGCAATTGCCGTTCACCTCCGTAAGCCTTGATTgatctttatatatatatatatatatatatatgtatattatctCTTCCAAAtcgaaaaatatttttatttcatgctACAGGGAAGAAAATGTGCTTGGCTAGAGAATTTCTCTCCATGTCAAAACCCAAACCTTCTCATTTTCACTAATAGTGCCtgtcttttaattattttccatGTCATCATCTTTTTGCATCTAAATATTGTAGAAAGTACTCGTAgaatttctatgcattttattaaattatttttctatggTGTCAAAAGATGAATCCCAAAATAATTCTATGAAATACTGCTGTTTTCATTCGGCCACTATTGGCAAACAATATATCATTTCTTAAATCATTTGGTATTTCCTGTTGATTCTTTTGCTTTATGACTAATACACCTTTGAAGGTAACTTGCCTTTGACCCTTCAGATTTAAATTTTGCTTTGTCTTTTATTCGTTTTCACGTgcaatatatatgtatatttctaGTACGAAACCTCTTAGTTGAAAGTAATTTAACGCTTTCTCATTGCCATCTTCTTGGCTATCTCTTTCTATCTTGTATTATACTGTCTACAAATAGGATCAATATAAGTGGACAGTATATGCGTTTCTACTCATGGGAATCACAAAGCTCGGATGTacattttcccttttgtttttaaCGTGATACATATTTTGGAATTCCAAAAGGGGACAACAAAAGCTAGGCCAAGGGGGCATTACTTATTAGAGCCTGattgaaatctaaaatctgaaattcTTTGAAAATTTAGAGCCTgattgaaatctgaaatctgattTAGAAGGCTtgtatttttctgaattttttgtagaaaaattactatagcgatttgatatatgtgaggtaaaaaaatgattgaaaaatatgtttacgaaaaacgtagcaatttttttttgaaaatatgcAATCCAAACGCACCCTAGTCTCCACCCTAAAACTTTTCTTACTCTCACCTAATAATATATGCCCCCCTATTGTGGCAAGGTCTTGTAAGGACTCAATGGGGTTAAAAAGTGAATAATTTGCAGGCAAATTGTCTCGAGGAGTGGTTTGGTCTACCAACAAACGACGACTAATTACATCTTGAACCATAGCCTCTGCACAATGAGAAAGTAGTACAGTCCATGGTACACAATAATTAGCTCGAAGCATCACACGTTATATGcgtgaatttttatatttttagtttttgtgtAACTGATTATTATGTGTGTATTAACTTCCGTATTCTGTCGGATCTTTGCCTTTTCATTTCTGGTTGAAGAAACCACATTTAATGTAAAGTACGTATTGGCTTCTGATAATTGTCAGCATCACAGCAGACACAGGGCATTATATATACGGCTCTGTACGCATCAAGATTTAATTTTCAGTTAATACGGTTTCACGCGGTTTGTGGGATCATCAGAAAAAAAAGACTCAAAAGGTTCTCGCCACCGAATGACGCGTAACTTGTTTAATGCTCCAATACTTAAATCCAGAATTTCCTCCATGCCCAAAATTCGCTTCTCCAACCGAGGCCATATCGTCTTCTTTTTGGTCTTCcttctttctcatttttcttcttcttccgcCCGTCTTCTCTGTCATACTAGTTCAACAATACAGTAGTATTTTCTTCTGTTGCATCCAAATTGAAGAAGAaacagaagaagaaagaagatgtGGACTGCTATCTTGCTATTAGTGCTTCTTTTCGTTGCTGGTTTGATCAGTACAAACTTCAATAGAAAGATGTTTCTTGCATGGTTTCAATCTTATTGTGCCAAAATCAGAAACCCTTCTTCGCATGCAGCAAACAGCTTTGACTTTTTGGAGACAAAGTCTGGCAAGAAAGTGGATAAAAGAAGTGGTGCTGATAACAAGAAGGTTCAGCTAAGAAGTATTTTTGCTACTTTTGACAAGAACAATGATGGATACATCACAGAGCAAGAGCTAAAAGATTCACTTAACAATATTGGGATGGGCATGACTGAGAGTGATATTGCAGATATGGTTAGAAAGGTTGATTCGAATGGGGATGGATTGATTGATCTCGAAGAGTTCTGTGAGTCTTTTGATTCGTTGATCGGTAGAGGAGAAATGAACGAGGAAGAGCAGGAGAGAGACGCCAAtgatgatgaggatgaggagGTGAGTAGGGAGGATGATTTGAAGGAGGCTTTTGCTGTTTTTGATGGAAATAAAGATGGGTTGATAACGGTGGAAGAACTGGGGCTGGTCTTGTCCTCCTTGGGGTTTAAAGAGGGGAAGAAGTTGGAAGATTGTATAGAGATGATTAGAAAAGTAGACGTGGATGGAGATGGCATGGTTAATTTTGACGAGTTCAAGAGGATGATGAAAGCTGGTCATCGGCTTCTTCCAGCTTCCTGAAGAATGAGTCTTTGCTTCTGTTCTTTCTCCTAAATCCATCAAGGTTAGGAAAGAATTTTAACTTTGTTCAAAATCACTCAACTGCAATACCCCTCCTTTTCTTCTCAAGACTGTACAGGTAATTGAACGTATATCATCCTCCTTACGGTTAGGTTTTAGCACTAGCACTTAGGCTTCTAGCAATACCTACTGCCGAGTTTGCTGTTTGAAACATAGGTGAAGAATCAAGTTTAGCAAACACATGGCAGTTGGATGGATCACCATTGAAGTCTCTGCTTCTCCTCTCTATCCAGATTCGAAAGTTTTTCCTTTCTGCTGAAACACTGTCTGTCTGTCTAAGTCATGGTTTTAATTAACATCTGATATCTGTAAATTCTTTGTTTCTTTGGCTGATGTTGGCGGTTTACTACCATTACAAATAAGCTAAAATCGTGAGTACAAACAACAAAGATGTCGGTTTTTCCAGAACTCCGTAGACCAAAACTATCTGAATTAATCCACAACGAGCGTCGGTTATAGCATAAATGGTCAAATCTTACCGTTTACAACCTACTCCAATTACGTGTCAAACGATTTCTCCCACCTCCGCCTCTGAATTATAATAGCATGCCACCCCCATATCCACATCTGTTCTCTCGAACTTGAACTGCATCAAGTTGGAAGTTAACCAAGAACGCTTCAATATTTGGCTCCAAATTATTTGATTCTATCATAAATATACAATTTTCAACCTACTTTTTTATTCTTTCAATCACTATTTTATCTCACGTACATTATTACATTATGaaaagtattacagtaattatttcaaataatctcctatccaaacacacagtCTGTTATCTGGTTTAATTTAACGCAACCGTCATTCTTGCTGACTTGTTGCAGCGCCGGCGCCTGGGGGGCTCTATTTGTATTTCTACGGTCGGAGTTGTAGCATGCTCGCGCTGATGGCCTGAAGAACTGAGGAGCTGGGTGAGGATTGGGAGCCAGGATGGGCTTTTAGCAGTGCACTGCTTTCTCCGCTGCTCTTTCCTATCAGCTACTTAGGAAGTAACTAGGACGCAAAGCATCTTTAGTTCCAACAACAGATATTGGAGATAGAATATGTTCTCATCGAGAACCACCCCGAATCCATATTGTTCAAAAAGTGGTTGAATTCATACGCTGTTCAGGAATAAAATCAGTTACCATGAGAAGAAGCCAAGAATCTAACAACCAATGGTGGAATTGCAAGGCTGTTAGCCAGTACAACTGACCCCCGTGCGATCCTCAACAGGATTCCAGTTCCAACAACCAATGAACTCAAGCAAcggtcccaaaaaaaaaaaaaaagaagaaaaataaataaatatgatTGAAATTCAGAAAAGCAGTAGAAGAAATAGAGAGTGAAGGAGCCAAGCGCACGTGCATCAAATGTTTCCGAGAACAAATAGCAGTTCTCACCAGCTCTCGTCGAATGAGCAGATTATCGGATCACATATTTAGCCTCGGTTTGTTCGAAGAAACTACCAGACGCACACGGACATACCAGCATGACACAAATTCAGATTGTGAGAGATTAAAAAGACGGCCCTTGcaggaaaatgaaaataatgtCGAGATCTTATTAAAACAATCTCAGGAAAACGATCTACAACTTCCACAAAGGGAGTACATCTCCTTCCTCTGCTTTTTCTCAcaacataatcaaataaatgtGACAAAGATCTTTAAAAGACATCAGGGTTAAAGCGTCCTGGAATTGAGTTATTTTGCTGAGCCTGCTTGAGGTGCATTGAAAGAGCATAATTATTGACCTGATGAACATGAAACCATCAGAGAACTTTCAAATGGCCTCAAAATGAAACTAAGCCTCAGTACGCTAGAAACGCAACAGCAGAAAACAATTCAAAGATACAACCAAGAAACTATGCAGTCAAAATTGCATAAGAACACAGGTAAAAGCTTATTTCAAGGAAACCATGTGGGACTCAAGTTCAAGGAAATTTTGGGTTAAAAGATTTCCTGCAGAAAAAGTTTTGAACATAAACAATCTAATTTTCCCTCTAAAAGTAACTGCATgcgtttctcattttattcttaattttggGGATTCTAAAGGAAATTTTGCTCCGGATACTTTAAGTAATAACTTTTTAAAACCAATACAAAAAGTTGGGCAATCTCCATGTCGAGGATTATTTACTGTTCCAAAGTAAAGTGATGAACCAACACATAACCAGCTTCATCGTAGCCAACATTTGAAGTGGCGCAACTATTCTATAGAATCATCATCACATTTAAGATGTAATAGATGTGGCTTGCAGTCTGGAAACATTTGTGCTCACAAAGAAAGTTTCTTTTACCACTTTTTTCTGACTAATGTCAGAGAGATGGCACGGCCCTCATTTCCATGAGCAATAGACTGGATAACACCAGGTAAGGTAAAGTGCTTTCTGCTAGCCGAGTTTGTAGAGCAAAAGAAAGTTTATCATTGCAATATGTGGTACTGTAGCTCTATGCTTATTTCGGATAAGCGAGGGAAAAACCACCCGGCAACTGAAGGAGCAGTGTCTACTGTCCTACAAGGGGAAGAGGAAAGGAGgggtactctttttttttttttccttctaattaagttaattatttaaaaataaaaaaaaaaagggaaaagttaACAGCTTGTCTCTAACAAACATGTGGAGGAAAAACTCTCTAGTAAACAGATGGTGATATGTAGTCTTTCAAAATATTGGGTTGCTCCTGCTTCATGCCAAACAAATTAGAGATACTTTCACTTTTTAAACAACAAAGCAATCCGCACACGATAAAGGCTTCATGCAGTTAAACACAGAATTGGACGATATACACAAAATTATTGAATTTTGCAATTACCTCTAGTGTTCTGAGCTGCTCCTGGTACTGAGCCACCAGCTGCTTTAAGTGATGCAACTCCTGACTCCTGTCATCAAACTCCTTCTGTCGCTCATGTTGAATAGAAACTGCTCTCTTCAAAACGTTGTTTTCCTGCATCAGTGCCTGAAGCTGTTGCTTAAGCATAACATTCTCCTACAGCATCACATAAGCAAAAGAACAGGTCTGAGAACCAGATATAATTTACTTGTACAGATCTGTGGGCCaacaaaatcaattaaaagaaatgaagcaaaaaacaaaaaggccACAGCCTAAAATGTCTACTTGCAAGAACAAAAAAACTGAGACCAAAGAATGCACAGAACAAGAAAGTGACAATCCAACAGTAAGCATAAGTAGATAAAACACCTGCTGAAAGCTCTGGGCTGCCTCTACAGTTGCATGTACACGAATGGACTTCTCCAAAACTTCGAGAGTCCTTGATGCACGAGCTTTAGCATCATCTATGTTTGAAGCACTCATCATTTCTCTAACAAAGTGCTCAACCCATTCTGCTTTGTCAATGGAGTGCTTTTCTGAGGCTGATGCATCCTGCACAGAGGCAGCCTCCCCGTTGCTTATTGCACAACCTGCAAAAGAAGATGCATGATAAATATCCCTTCTAGGCCAAAACTTGGGTAGACCTGGTCTACAAAGGCCTAGTGGCCCAGATTGTGCCACACCACTTGGTGAGATGGTGTGGCACAATCTGGGCCATTGGGTCTTTAAAGACCGGGTCTACTAAGTGTGAGCCTTCCTTCTATGATTGAGCAAGGAAGATTCTTGTGTTTGTCTTTGACTGTTTAGTACAAATATAGGTAAAAAAATTAGCTGGACACAAACAAGTACTTACAAGATTTACATTCTTTGGCATCAACGtgataaataacaataaaaaaagaTCCAATAGGGCTTTTTTCCCCCTCCGTTaaggggtgggggggggggccTTTGGGAGAAACAAAATGGATTTTAGGTAAATTGTTATGAAAAATACCAAGTATCAAGACCTACATTTATCTGGGAGTTGGACATGGACCTCCTTTGCATCATTGCTTGCAGCAGATTCCAAATTCTCCATAGAAGTCAACCGAAGCTCATTTAGGCTCCTAATAGCAGAGTCCAAATCATTACTACA
Protein-coding sequences here:
- the LOC113697110 gene encoding calmodulin-like protein 3, which encodes MWTAILLLVLLFVAGLISTNFNRKMFLAWFQSYCAKIRNPSSHAANSFDFLETKSGKKVDKRSGADNKKVQLRSIFATFDKNNDGYITEQELKDSLNNIGMGMTESDIADMVRKVDSNGDGLIDLEEFCESFDSLIGRGEMNEEEQERDANDDEDEEVSREDDLKEAFAVFDGNKDGLITVEELGLVLSSLGFKEGKKLEDCIEMIRKVDVDGDGMVNFDEFKRMMKAGHRLLPAS
- the LOC113697109 gene encoding uncharacterized protein gives rise to the protein MSAILCGKRSNFFEDLQSSPSSTSPPPVSKRIRCSSSSPVRFSPPRSTVAGGASSSYFSANLFTGVSFNSSALDHLIGLFPDMDKQLLERALEECSNDLDSAIRSLNELRLTSMENLESAASNDAKEVHVQLPDKCCAISNGEAASVQDASASEKHSIDKAEWVEHFVREMMSASNIDDAKARASRTLEVLEKSIRVHATVEAAQSFQQENVMLKQQLQALMQENNVLKRAVSIQHERQKEFDDRSQELHHLKQLVAQYQEQLRTLEVNNYALSMHLKQAQQNNSIPGRFNPDVF